From one Phorcysia thermohydrogeniphila genomic stretch:
- a CDS encoding endonuclease V, protein MKFNLSKAKRAQKELRKKIELNPLKKEPKLVAGCDLTFLDPYKTPTLGIGAFVVLKWPELSLVEVQWEVLEIKIPYYPGFLAFREIPLLVKTFRKLKNKPDVVIVDGHGIAHPRRLGIATHFGIVEKVPTVGCAKKPLYGKFKEPCKEKGCYEKIVDPKTQELIGFVLRTKNNVKPVYVSPGNLITFEEVIPLVNSLVTKYKLPEPTRLAHNYLQKIRKGIQNACNGKPTNSDKSLF, encoded by the coding sequence TTGAAGTTTAACCTCTCTAAGGCTAAGAGGGCACAAAAAGAACTCCGAAAGAAAATAGAGCTTAACCCCCTTAAAAAAGAACCTAAACTCGTTGCTGGCTGCGACCTTACTTTCCTTGACCCTTATAAAACTCCAACCCTCGGGATAGGAGCTTTTGTAGTTTTGAAGTGGCCGGAGCTCTCCCTCGTAGAAGTTCAGTGGGAAGTCTTAGAGATAAAAATTCCCTACTATCCCGGCTTTCTGGCCTTTAGGGAGATTCCTCTCCTTGTTAAAACCTTTAGAAAGTTAAAAAACAAACCGGACGTTGTAATCGTAGACGGCCACGGAATAGCTCACCCAAGGAGGCTTGGAATAGCTACCCACTTTGGCATAGTAGAAAAAGTCCCAACCGTAGGCTGTGCCAAAAAACCCCTCTACGGCAAGTTCAAAGAGCCCTGTAAAGAGAAAGGATGTTACGAGAAAATCGTAGACCCTAAAACACAAGAACTAATTGGCTTTGTCTTAAGAACAAAAAACAACGTAAAGCCCGTTTACGTATCTCCCGGTAATTTAATAACCTTTGAAGAAGTTATTCCATTAGTAAATTCCCTTGTTACAAAATACAAACTCCCAGAACCAACCCGCCTCGCCCACAACTATTTGCAGAAAATAAGGAAAGGGATACAAAACGCCTGTAACGGGAAACCAACAAATTCCGATAAATCCCTATTTTAG
- the ndk gene encoding nucleoside-diphosphate kinase: MAVERTLVIIKPDAVKKNAVGDIIRIFQENDLKLLAIKMVHLTKEQAKKFYIVHKDRPFYDELTDFMSSGPCVPMVLEGENAIARVREIIGATDPAKAAEGTIRKKYGTDVGRNAVHASDSPESAAYEIPFFFNQLEIHEQ; the protein is encoded by the coding sequence ATGGCTGTTGAGAGGACTCTTGTAATTATCAAGCCTGACGCTGTGAAGAAGAACGCAGTAGGGGACATCATCAGGATTTTTCAGGAGAACGACCTGAAACTCCTTGCGATAAAGATGGTTCACCTTACAAAGGAACAGGCCAAGAAGTTCTACATCGTTCACAAGGATAGGCCTTTCTACGATGAGCTTACAGACTTTATGTCCTCTGGTCCTTGTGTTCCTATGGTTCTTGAGGGAGAGAACGCTATTGCAAGGGTAAGGGAAATCATAGGTGCTACAGACCCGGCTAAGGCTGCTGAGGGTACAATCAGGAAGAAGTACGGAACTGACGTAGGAAGGAACGCCGTTCATGCATCCGACTCTCCTGAGTCTGCTGCTTATGAGATTCCTTTCTTCTTTAATCAGCTTGAGATTCACGAGCAGTAA
- the secF gene encoding protein translocase subunit SecF — MKRKFNFIGKRYLAYAISLLLIVGSWVYGVFVKGPQFGIDFTGGVLVQVKVEEEGITTGRLRELFKGKVDGVTVQNIESENEFLIKAPVIGDPNKVTEKVTHTVKEAFGSKAEIRRVEMIGPTVGKELREKGTMALIYALIGILLYVAWRFEPIFAFGAILALVHDTLATIGIFMSVGREFSLPVIAALLTVIGYSINDTIVVYDRIRENMKVLLRSKPFEELVNDSINQTLSRTLITSLTTFFVVLCLYLFGGGVINDFAFVLLVGIIVGTYSSIFIASAIVVDWYKYVKKMK, encoded by the coding sequence ATGAAGAGGAAGTTTAACTTCATAGGAAAGAGGTACTTAGCCTACGCGATTTCCCTGCTCCTGATAGTAGGTTCTTGGGTTTACGGTGTCTTCGTGAAAGGTCCTCAGTTCGGTATAGACTTTACCGGTGGTGTTCTCGTTCAGGTTAAGGTAGAGGAAGAGGGAATAACGACGGGAAGGCTTAGGGAGCTCTTTAAGGGTAAAGTGGACGGCGTTACAGTTCAAAACATTGAGAGTGAGAACGAGTTCTTGATAAAAGCTCCTGTTATTGGCGACCCCAACAAGGTTACTGAGAAGGTAACCCATACTGTAAAGGAGGCCTTCGGGAGTAAGGCAGAGATAAGAAGGGTTGAGATGATAGGTCCTACAGTCGGTAAGGAGCTCCGAGAGAAGGGAACTATGGCCTTAATTTATGCCCTCATTGGCATTCTTCTTTACGTCGCTTGGCGTTTTGAACCGATTTTTGCCTTTGGAGCTATCTTAGCTCTTGTTCACGATACACTTGCAACCATTGGTATATTCATGTCTGTTGGTAGGGAATTCAGCCTTCCCGTAATTGCGGCGCTCCTTACAGTTATCGGTTACTCAATCAACGACACAATCGTCGTTTACGACAGGATTAGGGAAAACATGAAGGTTTTGCTGCGGAGCAAGCCCTTTGAAGAACTCGTTAACGACAGTATAAATCAAACACTTTCAAGAACCTTGATTACCTCCTTAACCACCTTTTTCGTTGTTCTGTGCCTTTACCTCTTCGGTGGTGGAGTGATAAACGACTTTGCCTTTGTTCTCCTTGTTGGAATCATAGTCGGTACCTACTCTTCTATCTTTATAGCGAGCGCTATTGTTGTTGACTGGTACAAATACGTTAAGAAGATGAAATAG
- the gpmI gene encoding 2,3-bisphosphoglycerate-independent phosphoglycerate mutase: protein MAEFVTLIVLDGFGYSPKREGNAIALANTPFWDYIWSTYPRALLKASGEAVGLPEGQMGNSEVGHMNIGSGRIVWQDIVRISKSIKNGEFFDNPVIRKAFDVAKEKGKKLHLVGLLSDGGVHSHIEHLFALLEMAKKVGLNRVCVHAILDGRDTPPKSAEKYLRALIEKMRELGVGKIATLGGRYYYMDRDKRWDRTEKAYRTMVLGEGEKCNDPLRALQEAYEKGETDEFVKPYVISPDCLVEDGDVLFFFNFRADRMRQIVSAFGLDDFNGFERDRVKPTYLATMTLYDETFPFDVAFPPQDLKNVLGEVISKLGYKQLRIAETEKYAHVTYFFNGGREEPFPGEDRILVPSPKVATYDLKPEMSAYEVTDKVVERINSGEYKLIVLNYANPDMVGHTGNLQAAIKAIEAVDKCLKRVVKATLEKGGICIVTADHGNSEQMIDPETGNPWTAHTTNYVPFVVIKGMCGAYGVKRRTKNDVELPEEFDGIPVVGILGDIAPTILHILGEEIPPEMTGDVIVYGDF from the coding sequence ATGGCTGAGTTCGTTACGCTGATAGTTCTTGACGGTTTCGGTTACAGCCCTAAGAGGGAAGGAAACGCAATTGCCTTGGCCAATACTCCTTTCTGGGACTACATCTGGAGTACCTATCCGAGAGCTCTCCTCAAAGCCTCCGGGGAGGCCGTTGGACTTCCAGAAGGCCAGATGGGTAACTCAGAAGTCGGCCATATGAACATCGGTTCTGGAAGGATAGTCTGGCAGGATATTGTGAGGATAAGTAAATCCATAAAGAACGGTGAGTTCTTTGATAACCCGGTTATCAGGAAGGCTTTTGATGTAGCCAAAGAGAAAGGTAAGAAGCTCCACCTTGTAGGACTCCTCTCAGACGGTGGAGTTCACAGCCACATAGAGCACCTCTTTGCACTCCTTGAGATGGCAAAAAAGGTAGGCCTGAATAGGGTTTGCGTTCACGCCATCCTTGACGGAAGGGATACACCACCAAAGAGCGCCGAGAAGTATTTAAGAGCTCTCATTGAAAAGATGAGGGAGCTCGGAGTTGGAAAAATAGCGACCCTTGGTGGCCGTTACTACTACATGGACAGGGATAAGCGCTGGGACAGGACGGAAAAAGCTTACAGGACTATGGTCTTGGGCGAAGGCGAAAAGTGTAACGATCCGCTGAGAGCTCTCCAAGAAGCTTACGAGAAGGGAGAAACCGACGAGTTCGTCAAGCCTTACGTTATTTCTCCTGACTGCTTGGTTGAAGATGGAGACGTCCTCTTCTTCTTTAACTTCCGTGCTGACAGGATGAGGCAGATTGTCTCTGCCTTTGGTCTTGACGACTTTAACGGCTTTGAAAGGGATAGAGTTAAACCGACATACCTTGCAACCATGACTCTTTATGATGAGACTTTCCCCTTTGACGTGGCCTTTCCACCACAGGACCTTAAGAACGTTCTCGGTGAAGTAATCTCCAAGCTTGGCTATAAACAGCTAAGGATTGCAGAGACGGAGAAGTACGCTCACGTAACCTACTTCTTTAACGGTGGAAGGGAAGAACCTTTCCCCGGAGAGGATAGGATTCTCGTTCCTTCTCCAAAGGTTGCCACTTACGACTTAAAGCCTGAAATGAGCGCTTACGAGGTAACGGACAAAGTCGTTGAGAGGATAAACAGCGGGGAGTACAAGCTCATAGTTCTAAACTACGCAAACCCAGATATGGTTGGCCATACTGGAAACTTACAGGCGGCGATAAAGGCCATAGAGGCCGTTGATAAGTGTTTGAAGAGGGTTGTTAAGGCGACCTTGGAGAAAGGTGGTATCTGCATAGTTACGGCAGACCACGGAAACTCTGAGCAGATGATAGACCCTGAAACGGGTAACCCTTGGACAGCCCACACGACAAACTACGTTCCCTTCGTTGTTATAAAGGGAATGTGTGGAGCTTACGGGGTAAAGAGGAGAACTAAGAACGACGTGGAGCTCCCAGAAGAGTTTGACGGCATTCCCGTTGTTGGAATCCTCGGAGATATAGCTCCTACAATCCTCCACATCCTTGGAGAGGAGATACCCCCTGAGATGACAGGTGACGTGATTGTCTACGGGGACTTTTAA
- the secD gene encoding protein translocase subunit SecD, giving the protein MKSLKLRIAVVLIALISSIYVVLTKPVTLGLDLQGGTHLVLQVDIEKALQDEVSAALAEIKNKLEEENIPLLSAKRDGKNIELLLLDSENVPQAVEMIKDDYGEMFEISTSENRILLKIKPSYVTKEVDRLAEQALETIRNRVDELGVAEPVIVRNGKDRIIVELPGIKDPERAKKVIGKVAKLEFKEVVDVARTPDELITKLKGTIPSMATVAVKPSPFGPKFFLIKGDKEEKIEVKNLEELVRKFGGEVPEDQQLLIQEIKNKEGKVVGYTFFIVKKEPILTGAYLKDAYPSTDEYGMPAVSFELNSEGARIFKAYTSKHVGTRLAIVLDGKVQSAPTIRSAIGARGQITGQFSYQEARDLSIVLRAGALPAPVKIIEETTVGPSLGKESIEKGVKAGIAGLILVMLFMIVYYKLSGVIADLALLMNVCILWASLALLGATLTLPGIAGFILTIGMAVDANVIIFERIREELRKGRNLFSAVEAGFSRAWGTIIDANVTTLIAAAVLFQFGTGPIKGFAVTLSLGILSSMFTAVFVTKVLLDVIVKYKRNIFSI; this is encoded by the coding sequence ATGAAAAGCCTAAAGCTCCGTATAGCGGTTGTCCTGATTGCTCTCATATCTTCCATTTACGTTGTCCTTACAAAGCCGGTTACTCTCGGTCTTGACCTTCAGGGGGGAACGCACCTTGTCCTTCAGGTAGATATTGAAAAAGCTCTTCAGGACGAGGTTTCAGCAGCCCTTGCAGAGATAAAGAACAAACTTGAGGAGGAGAACATTCCCCTTTTAAGCGCCAAAAGGGATGGAAAGAATATAGAGCTCCTCCTCCTTGACTCGGAGAACGTCCCTCAGGCTGTAGAGATGATAAAGGACGATTACGGTGAGATGTTTGAGATTTCCACTTCCGAAAACAGAATACTCCTTAAGATAAAGCCTTCCTACGTAACGAAGGAGGTTGACAGGCTCGCAGAGCAAGCCCTTGAGACGATAAGGAACAGGGTTGACGAGCTTGGAGTCGCCGAGCCGGTAATTGTAAGGAACGGGAAGGACAGAATCATAGTTGAACTCCCCGGAATAAAGGACCCCGAGAGAGCTAAAAAGGTAATAGGAAAAGTTGCAAAGCTTGAGTTTAAAGAAGTTGTTGACGTTGCAAGGACGCCCGACGAGCTAATTACGAAACTAAAAGGGACTATTCCTTCTATGGCAACCGTGGCGGTGAAGCCCTCACCCTTTGGGCCAAAGTTTTTCCTTATAAAGGGCGATAAAGAAGAAAAGATAGAAGTGAAAAATTTAGAGGAGCTTGTCAGAAAGTTTGGCGGAGAAGTTCCTGAAGACCAGCAGCTTCTCATTCAGGAGATTAAAAACAAAGAAGGAAAGGTGGTTGGATATACCTTCTTCATAGTTAAGAAAGAGCCGATACTCACGGGAGCTTACCTCAAAGACGCCTACCCGAGCACCGATGAGTACGGCATGCCTGCCGTTAGCTTTGAGCTTAACTCTGAAGGGGCAAGGATATTTAAAGCCTACACGTCAAAGCACGTGGGGACACGCCTTGCCATAGTCCTTGACGGTAAAGTTCAGTCTGCTCCTACGATTCGCTCTGCTATAGGAGCGAGGGGACAGATTACGGGACAGTTCTCCTATCAGGAGGCGAGGGATCTCTCAATTGTCCTTAGAGCTGGAGCTCTGCCTGCTCCGGTTAAAATCATAGAGGAAACAACAGTAGGTCCTTCCCTTGGAAAGGAGTCCATAGAGAAGGGAGTAAAGGCCGGAATAGCAGGTCTTATCCTCGTTATGCTCTTCATGATTGTCTACTACAAGCTTTCCGGCGTTATCGCAGACTTAGCTCTCCTTATGAACGTCTGTATCTTGTGGGCCTCCCTAGCTTTGCTTGGTGCTACGTTAACCCTTCCGGGTATTGCCGGTTTTATCCTCACGATTGGTATGGCCGTTGACGCCAACGTTATAATCTTTGAGAGGATAAGGGAAGAGCTTAGGAAAGGAAGGAACCTCTTTTCTGCGGTTGAGGCAGGTTTTTCCAGAGCTTGGGGAACGATTATTGACGCAAACGTCACAACTCTCATAGCGGCTGCCGTTCTCTTCCAGTTTGGAACAGGTCCTATTAAAGGTTTTGCCGTTACCCTTTCACTCGGTATTCTCTCAAGTATGTTTACTGCCGTCTTTGTTACGAAAGTTCTCCTTGATGTGATAGTGAAGTACAAGAGAAACATCTTCAGCATCTAA
- a CDS encoding LptF/LptG family permease has translation MVKTLDRYVFKESFKFFILALSTFLVLFVVIDFVSNVDTFMKAGLKEGFTYVLSRLPLYAVRVIPIAVLIATMVTMSSFSSTSELTAVKALGISVYRFSLPIICLGLAASFTSLFLQEFIVPPTVKVANEIKFKALGKKKKELFVSAGSLWFRTADNRFVYMERFFPESGRAERISIFKVTPNFVPVERIDAESGENVEGSTWELKKCYLRNLEKLSLKFRKKMEVNLGIDRNDLVFSKIEPETMGVVELFLFVKQLGKIGYDVTPFLVEMYSKLSLSFLPVVVAVIGIPLGVFNPRNRKGYTLVIAVLLIVSMWITISFFLSLGKSGVLPPFYSAFAPLFLFLSVGLVLLARTET, from the coding sequence ATGGTAAAGACTTTAGACAGGTACGTTTTTAAGGAGTCCTTTAAGTTCTTTATCCTTGCTCTCTCTACATTTCTTGTCCTTTTTGTCGTGATAGATTTCGTAAGCAACGTTGATACTTTCATGAAGGCAGGGTTAAAGGAAGGGTTCACCTACGTTTTATCAAGGTTACCACTTTACGCCGTTCGTGTAATACCGATAGCCGTTCTGATTGCCACTATGGTAACTATGTCCTCTTTTTCGTCAACAAGCGAGCTAACGGCCGTCAAGGCCTTAGGTATAAGCGTTTATAGGTTCTCACTACCGATAATCTGTTTAGGACTTGCCGCCTCCTTTACCTCCTTGTTTTTACAGGAATTTATCGTTCCTCCTACCGTTAAAGTAGCAAACGAGATTAAGTTTAAAGCCCTTGGCAAGAAAAAGAAAGAACTTTTCGTTTCGGCCGGTTCTTTGTGGTTTAGGACAGCCGATAACCGCTTTGTCTATATGGAACGCTTTTTCCCAGAGTCTGGAAGGGCTGAAAGAATTTCCATCTTTAAGGTAACTCCAAACTTTGTACCGGTAGAGAGAATTGATGCAGAGTCTGGAGAGAATGTAGAAGGTTCTACTTGGGAGCTAAAAAAGTGTTACCTTAGGAATCTTGAAAAGCTGTCCCTTAAATTTAGGAAGAAAATGGAGGTAAACCTTGGGATAGACAGGAATGACCTTGTATTTTCCAAAATAGAGCCGGAGACGATGGGGGTCGTGGAACTCTTCCTCTTTGTCAAACAGCTCGGGAAGATAGGCTACGACGTCACTCCTTTCCTTGTTGAAATGTACTCAAAACTCTCCCTCTCCTTTTTGCCTGTAGTTGTGGCAGTTATAGGCATCCCTTTAGGAGTTTTTAACCCCCGTAACAGAAAGGGTTACACCCTCGTCATAGCAGTCCTCTTAATAGTTTCAATGTGGATAACGATTTCCTTCTTCCTAAGCCTTGGTAAGAGTGGAGTTCTGCCTCCATTCTATTCAGCCTTTGCTCCCTTATTCCTCTTCCTTTCCGTAGGGCTTGTCCTTTTAGCAAGGACAGAAACTTAA
- a CDS encoding HD domain-containing protein yields the protein MKEIEFPTYRELLKDPQILYYISRADYFLKHMGYTDHGIKHVAWVAKKARFLILETIGDKRKAELAGIAGLLHDIGHVVSRHGHAQSGALIAYDLLKGKGFLDDDLTEITFAIGNHEEKTGFPATEVAAAVVIADKAHVHRNRVRSRKTIREDIHDRVNYAVLYSGLEVEKENRIIRLVLRIDTEISDLLDYFSIFQPRMEMCRKATERLGFRFRLRINGTDL from the coding sequence ATGAAGGAAATAGAGTTTCCAACTTACAGGGAGCTCCTTAAGGACCCCCAAATTCTCTACTATATAAGCAGAGCAGACTACTTCCTTAAACACATGGGATACACCGACCACGGCATTAAGCACGTTGCTTGGGTGGCTAAAAAAGCCCGTTTCCTGATACTTGAGACGATAGGGGACAAGAGGAAGGCAGAGCTTGCAGGTATAGCCGGCCTTCTCCACGATATCGGCCACGTTGTATCCCGTCACGGCCATGCCCAGAGTGGAGCTCTCATCGCCTACGACCTCCTTAAAGGAAAAGGTTTCCTTGACGACGACTTGACAGAGATAACCTTTGCCATAGGGAACCACGAGGAAAAAACCGGATTCCCGGCAACGGAAGTTGCAGCTGCAGTCGTTATAGCCGATAAGGCCCACGTTCACAGGAACAGGGTTAGAAGCAGGAAAACCATCAGGGAGGACATCCACGATAGGGTAAACTACGCTGTCCTCTACAGCGGTTTAGAGGTTGAGAAAGAAAATCGTATAATACGCCTTGTTCTAAGGATAGATACTGAAATTTCAGACCTTCTTGACTACTTTAGTATCTTTCAGCCCCGTATGGAAATGTGCAGGAAGGCGACTGAAAGGCTTGGTTTCAGGTTCAGGCTAAGGATTAACGGCACAGACCTCTAA
- the truA gene encoding tRNA pseudouridine(38-40) synthase TruA, whose protein sequence is MRNVKLTIEYLGTNYYGWQILPGKPTVAGKITEVVEKILNHPVKLTGASRTDAGVHALGQVANFKTEKDIPLYKIQLALNGLLPPDIKIVNVEEVPLDFDARRSAQGKRYRYRVFNRKVPSPFEYKRAWFLPYELDFDAMEEAKKYLIGTYDFTSFSKADKRKQVNPVRTVNAIEILKKGDVVEFVFFGKSFLRHMVRVMTAVLVEVGKGRLRPEDVEFIREKRDRTFAPFLAPPDGLYLEKVYYGDYPY, encoded by the coding sequence ATGAGGAACGTTAAGCTCACCATAGAGTACTTGGGGACGAACTACTACGGCTGGCAAATCTTGCCGGGAAAGCCGACAGTTGCAGGTAAGATAACGGAAGTCGTTGAGAAAATCCTCAACCATCCGGTTAAGCTTACAGGGGCGAGCAGGACGGATGCAGGCGTTCACGCCCTCGGACAGGTGGCAAACTTTAAGACAGAAAAGGACATTCCCCTTTACAAAATACAGCTTGCCCTGAACGGTTTACTTCCCCCAGATATAAAAATTGTTAACGTTGAAGAAGTTCCTTTAGACTTTGACGCAAGGAGGAGTGCTCAAGGAAAGCGCTACCGTTACAGGGTATTTAACAGGAAAGTGCCGAGCCCCTTTGAGTATAAAAGGGCGTGGTTTCTCCCCTACGAGCTTGACTTTGACGCTATGGAGGAGGCGAAAAAGTACCTCATAGGAACTTACGACTTTACATCCTTCTCAAAGGCAGACAAGAGGAAGCAGGTTAACCCTGTAAGGACGGTTAACGCTATAGAAATCCTAAAGAAGGGAGACGTTGTTGAGTTTGTTTTCTTTGGCAAATCTTTCCTTCGCCACATGGTAAGGGTTATGACTGCTGTCTTGGTTGAAGTTGGGAAGGGAAGGTTAAGGCCTGAGGACGTAGAGTTTATCAGGGAAAAGAGGGATCGCACTTTTGCACCCTTCTTAGCTCCGCCGGACGGCCTTTACCTTGAAAAAGTCTACTACGGGGACTATCCTTACTGA
- a CDS encoding LptF/LptG family permease gives MKIVHRYVSLEILRVFFLTLGLFIFVILMDRASSIAETVLGQGVSALDFFSVLLKAVPAFLGITIPMSFVLSVLIVFIQMGSNNELIALRSCGVSLKELSKPVFALGLLFSLLSFFSLMFLMPKSNVAMKKEIEELLKKKITMSITPKSFSSNFPGVTFYAEKIYPKKGYLENFMVTIGRNKELVTIFAKKGVLRTEGDTVFLDIEDGSAQVLNWQRPSEFKLLNFKNYTVKLYKFSEREQFKAVKYKDFFQLLSMDGKESKVELIKRVGLAFAPAIVGILAFSIAVLIPRGSLGTGVVISLGIIVSYYILYTFSKKIALKSGMVFLPLLPDAVFLLLTAYLYRQAIKETLRFDIGGRW, from the coding sequence ATGAAGATAGTTCACAGATATGTTTCTCTTGAGATACTCAGAGTCTTCTTCTTAACCCTTGGACTTTTCATTTTCGTAATCTTAATGGATAGAGCTTCAAGTATTGCAGAAACCGTTTTAGGGCAAGGAGTTTCAGCTCTTGACTTTTTCTCAGTCCTCCTAAAGGCCGTTCCTGCCTTTCTCGGAATCACTATTCCCATGTCCTTTGTCCTTTCCGTTTTAATCGTATTCATACAGATGGGTAGCAACAACGAGCTCATAGCCCTGAGATCCTGTGGAGTAAGCTTAAAGGAGCTCTCAAAGCCCGTTTTTGCCCTTGGACTCCTCTTTTCGCTCCTTTCCTTTTTTTCACTGATGTTCCTTATGCCAAAGAGCAACGTTGCTATGAAGAAGGAGATAGAGGAACTCCTTAAAAAGAAGATAACGATGAGCATAACCCCAAAGAGCTTTAGCTCCAATTTCCCCGGAGTAACCTTTTACGCCGAAAAGATATACCCTAAGAAAGGCTACCTTGAGAACTTCATGGTAACTATAGGCAGGAACAAGGAGCTTGTGACAATATTTGCAAAAAAAGGAGTTCTGAGAACGGAAGGAGACACCGTGTTCCTTGATATAGAGGATGGAAGTGCCCAAGTTCTAAACTGGCAAAGACCTTCTGAGTTTAAACTCCTAAACTTTAAGAACTATACGGTTAAACTTTACAAATTTTCGGAGAGAGAACAGTTTAAGGCTGTTAAATACAAAGACTTTTTTCAGCTCCTCTCTATGGATGGAAAAGAGTCTAAAGTTGAGCTTATCAAAAGGGTAGGTTTGGCTTTTGCTCCGGCTATAGTCGGAATTCTCGCCTTCTCCATAGCCGTTCTGATACCGAGAGGCTCTCTAGGCACGGGTGTAGTTATAAGCCTTGGAATAATTGTTAGTTACTACATTCTCTATACCTTCTCAAAAAAGATAGCCTTAAAAAGCGGTATGGTTTTCCTGCCGTTACTGCCCGATGCTGTATTCCTTTTATTGACAGCTTACCTCTATAGGCAGGCTATCAAGGAAACTCTTCGCTTTGACATTGGTGGAAGATGGTAA
- a CDS encoding biotin--[acetyl-CoA-carboxylase] ligase codes for MELVFLEEVDSTNEYLKRIPFRSNLFVVARRQTGGKGRRGKSWLSLPDKGLYLSGLFEPLHPKKSSLAGLAFGVAVLRALQEFKDDFYLKWPNDVYVNGKKVAGILPENLSDRLIVGVGVNVSYTLQELQGLSHPATSLLVEGIRCDIGELALKVSQNLILYYEKLREGTFDVKEFESFCPMIGKEVTVLENGFCYTGKALGIDREGYLLLEKDGELKRLFSAEVSVRFNDEGNRVSNLQGAP; via the coding sequence ATGGAGCTCGTCTTCTTAGAGGAGGTTGACTCTACAAACGAGTACCTTAAGAGGATACCTTTCAGAAGCAACCTCTTTGTAGTCGCAAGGAGACAGACTGGAGGTAAGGGGAGGAGGGGGAAGAGCTGGCTTTCCCTTCCCGACAAAGGACTCTACCTTTCTGGGCTCTTTGAGCCTCTCCACCCAAAGAAGAGCTCCCTTGCAGGTCTTGCCTTTGGAGTAGCTGTTCTGAGAGCTCTCCAAGAGTTTAAGGATGACTTCTACCTAAAGTGGCCAAACGATGTTTACGTTAACGGTAAAAAAGTTGCCGGCATTTTGCCGGAGAACCTTTCCGATAGGCTTATCGTAGGCGTTGGCGTTAACGTTTCCTATACTCTGCAAGAGCTCCAAGGACTTTCCCACCCTGCTACTTCCCTCCTTGTAGAAGGAATTCGTTGCGATATAGGGGAGCTTGCTCTCAAGGTATCCCAGAACCTTATCCTCTACTATGAAAAATTAAGGGAGGGAACTTTTGACGTTAAAGAGTTTGAGTCTTTCTGCCCGATGATTGGGAAGGAAGTAACTGTTCTTGAAAACGGATTTTGCTATACTGGGAAAGCTCTCGGTATTGACAGGGAAGGTTATCTTTTGCTTGAGAAGGATGGAGAGCTTAAGAGGCTCTTTTCGGCAGAAGTAAGCGTGAGGTTTAACGATGAAGGAAATAGAGTTTCCAACTTACAGGGAGCTCCTTAA